DNA sequence from the Pungitius pungitius chromosome 16, fPunPun2.1, whole genome shotgun sequence genome:
AAACTCGTTGTTGAAATGCTTTGAAACTCCTGCCGTTattttcttcaaacaggacACATGTTGTCTTCAACCCAGATAatgctggagaaaaaaagaacaagataTTCATCATTATGTttacacctttttttaaatcacaagtGTAATATCTCAAAGGTATAATAAGCTGTGATGTGTTTGCCCCCCACTGGGTGCCCGCTTGTGTCCCCCGTTGAAGGTAAAAGTTTGTTAGTAGTATCAGCAAAAGGAACTCAAAGCATCAAGGACAGAATGAAAGCTGTCAGACAAAAGCAGTAAAGTCAAAAAGTACCTCTGACATCACCGTCTTGGAATGTAGAAAAGTTGCATAatatggaaataaaataaagtacaGGCCCCTTTGAATGTGTAAATTCTGAAACTGAAATGAAACCTCTTGTTCACAAAGCTGATGACTGGCATTTCAATCTTCCCTAGTTCTTCGCCACGCAATAAAAATACTCAcacacatgaatgttttttttccccctttcagCTCAAGCTCCTCTCGACACTCACAAGGGCAACATCGTATCTCTGTgactcacctgcagcacaacgGCAGCCACCACAACCAGGGCGGCGACGAGGGCCATGCGCCCGATCCAGCCCACGTCCACGTTGTTCAGGATGAAGAAGCGCGCCCAGCCCAGCTTCTTGGCTGTGTGAGGCGGGTAGCGCATGCTGTTCACACCCTCCATTTTCAGCTGCTTGATGAGGCAGCTCCGCAGGTGGCTCAGCTGGTCAAAGCTGAACTTGCCGTGGTAGGAGCCCATACCACTGTTTCCTGTACGGGACCACAAGGGGAGAGCGAATGGATGTTCCATCACATATTTGAACTACGTGGACAGAAATCAACTAGGAGTTTAAAATAgactgtgaaaagtgaaaagaatGATCCTATCTGGTTGTTTATTGACTTATAGATCTAGATATTGAATAGATATTGCTGGGGTTCATTCAACTATCAAGTAATACATTCTCTTTTCATGAAATCACAAACAACTTTCTCTATATTTTAAACATCCAttggtattatttattttggagaGGTATAAACTCAGTCCTAAAGGTTATTAGTAATGCACTGGATTCATGGCTTGTAAATCAAAGGAGTTTTTTTAAACCTTCCCAGGTATGTTTTGTGACCTGATGCCTTTATTTTTCCACAACAACACCATATTGCCCCCTGCATGACCTACACACATAGTACTAAGTGAGTGAACTCAGTGATGCAATAAGTCAACAAGCAAAAGAGAAACTGAGCTCTTTTTTTATCGAACCGCTTCCATTTGTCGCTGTCAGCACTCACCTACTCCTCCAAAAGGCAGCGAGTTGACAGAAAAGTGCACAAGGCAGTCGTTGGCCAGCAGTCCTCCACTGGAGGTCTCGTCTGTCATCCTGGTGATCACCTGAGGAGAGAGACGTTCTGATCTTCATACATCTGTAGCTACACACTGTACCCGTCTGCACGTGCTCTGCAGCAGTGTCTGCTGTGAGATATACCTTGTTATCTGATGAGAAGACGTAGAGGGCCAGAGGTTTCTCTCCTTTGTTGATGAACTTGATGGCTTCGTCCAGGCCACTGACCGGCATGATGGGAAGCAGAGGTCCGAAtatctcctcctgcatcaccTTCGCCTCTGGCTTCACGTCCCGCAGAACTGTGGGAGCTGAACAGAAGAAGACCCGAAAACACTGTTTCAGCAGAGGAATGTTTTTCATTGTCTGTTCTTACTCATTTGAATCTCGCTAATCGGCCTGAATGAAAACCACGGAGGAAGCTCCCGCTTGATGGATTTTCATCCGGAGAGTCGGTGGCTCGCAGCGGGGTTACCGATGTAGCAGTGTGACTCGTCGCTGTCTCCTCCTGCGGCGACGGTGCTGTCTTCCAACATGTTCATTATTCTCTTGAAGTGGCGCTGGTTGATGATGCGTCCGTAGTCCGGACAGGTCTTTGGGTTGTCGGTATAGAACTCCTGCAAGAGGAAACCATCCCATTACCGCACAAAGGTTCTCGTTACATTCAGGTTAAGAAGACTGATCATTTAGGAGAAATAACCTCCTCAATTATTGTAATTTTCCAACATGACTTTTAAACATTACAAGTTACAGCTGGGAACATCTTTTGGGGAGCATTGCTACTTGCTGCTTTTTTCTATTTGCGTCTTTGGTACCTTTATGGACTTCTTGACCTCTTCTATGACCCGGTCCTGGATGCTGGGCTCACACAGGACGTAGTCCGGGGCGATGCAGGTCTGACCACAGTTGGTGTACTTTCCCCAGGCAACGCGCCTACACAGCGGTGGAAGAGTTAACAGGAGCATCTAAAGAACGGCCTCGGTAACGGAGCGACTGGACGGAAAAACAATGTTGTCATTAAAAAGGACGTAAAAGAAACTGCGACGGCGAACCCCGTTAAATCGTCGCTCTTACCGGCAGGCTATGGCGATGTCACAGTCCTTGTCGATGTAGCAGGGGCTCTTGCCGCCCAGCTCCAGGGTGACAGGCGTCAGGTTTTTGGCTGCAGCCTCCATGATCACTTTGCCCACCACGCTGTTGCCCGTGTAGAAGATGTGATCGAACCTCTGACGCAGCAGCTCCTGGGTCTCTGACACGCCCCCGGTTACTACGGGGTAAAGCTCCTGGCACACAGCGCGGGACGGGGGTCAGCACAACGCAGCACGCGGGCCACCAAGCAACGACTCGAGTCAACTTTTGGTTTTCGTGCCTTTTTGCAGACGTAATGGAGATTAAAAGAGGAAGGAATTGGTGGCTggatatttttcaaaaataaaagaggacacTTTGCCTATTACGAGACTGACGGCACACTACTAGTAACTAGTATTATATTCTAaaggtgaaaagtgaaaaagtaACATAAACATAGCAATATATAAACATAGCCAAAAGCCTGTAGGAAAAAATCCTGTTTGAGAAAgaacatttttctcatttatatttatatatttatattgttcaCGATCCGGACGTCGTGAACAATGACAGTGTCTTGTTTCACTTTCACGTCATCCTTACTTTGTCGATGTAAAGCGGCAGCAGGTCCTCCATGACCTTTGCAGTGTGAACACAGACCTCGGACGGCTTGACCACGGCTGCATTACCTGGACGGGGAAATGACGGAAGATGTCAAGATAGGAACACGTTCAAGTGTGACCCCCAAAGACCTTCACTGGACTCTGACACAACTGGAGTTCTTTGG
Encoded proteins:
- the aldh3a2b gene encoding aldehyde dehydrogenase family 3 member A2b, producing MSREQQAVARARKAFETGRSKCLEHRVRQLKNLQRLFIEKQQVISDAIKKDLNKSEVGTQLYETLGLEGEISLAIKKLKEWAAPRAVEKNLMTISDTVYIKPEPLGVVLIIGAWNYPWAVTIQPLIGAIAAGNAAVVKPSEVCVHTAKVMEDLLPLYIDKELYPVVTGGVSETQELLRQRFDHIFYTGNSVVGKVIMEAAAKNLTPVTLELGGKSPCYIDKDCDIAIACRRVAWGKYTNCGQTCIAPDYVLCEPSIQDRVIEEVKKSIKEFYTDNPKTCPDYGRIINQRHFKRIMNMLEDSTVAAGGDSDESHCYIAPTVLRDVKPEAKVMQEEIFGPLLPIMPVSGLDEAIKFINKGEKPLALYVFSSDNKVITRMTDETSSGGLLANDCLVHFSVNSLPFGGVGNSGMGSYHGKFSFDQLSHLRSCLIKQLKMEGVNSMRYPPHTAKKLGWARFFILNNVDVGWIGRMALVAALVVVAAVVLQHYLG